The Huiozyma naganishii CBS 8797 chromosome 6, complete genome genome includes a window with the following:
- the KNAG0F01790 gene encoding uncharacterized protein (similar to Saccharomyces cerevisiae PAI3 (YMR174C); ancestral locus Anc_6.245), which yields MAGGSESEKNKVFGILEQQGHKLSGEAKHVGNVLKQAVSPDGHHGSSNKDKEHHHDESYKPLVGAGEKWKQKSEHHKD from the coding sequence ATGGCAGGTGGTAGCGAAAgtgagaagaacaaagtTTTTGGTATCCTTGAACAACAGGGACACAAACTGTCCGGCGAGGCTAAGCACGTCGGTAATGTTTTGAAGCAGGCTGTCTCTCCTGACGGCCATCATGGCTCTAGTAACAAAGATAAGGAACACCACCATGACGAGTCGTACAAACCACTAGTTGGTGCTGGCGAGAAGTGGAAGCAGAAATCGGAGCATCACAAGGATTAA